The Candidatus Thermokryptus mobilis DNA segment ATAAGTTCGTATGTTTGGTGTGGATTGGATGGCATGCCTGGAAGCACAAGGGGTTGTTTTAGCTGTGTAGGATTTACTTATTTGGCGCTGGATATTTGAGGGTGGATATGGTTTCTTGAAATTCCAATGACAGGAAAAGTTGAGGGAATTGTAATCTTTGGTGATAAAATTTATTAGTTCATCCAAATATAATTTGCATGTTTTCAATTTAGATGGATACTCCAATATTATCGCCACTTCTGAATTTACAGGATTTATTTTTCATCATTGTTCAGGTGCCAAGCGAGGGCAAGGCAAAGAATACTTGTTTACATTGACGGGGAAAATTACATTTATTTTTCATACCAGCCCCATCCAGCGGTGGGAAAGGATACCTTGCCAAATCCTATGATTTACGTGAAAGTTTGGGAAGGGAGAGCAAGTTAGGATGTTTATATTTTGTTTTTTTGTGTGAGTGCTTTAAATTAAAATTTGGAATTTGTTTTCGGTAAACAAAATTCTATGGGTTTATGTTTATCTTCGGTTGAAATCCTTGAAGTTTCAAGTTTTTTCGTTTTTGCAAGTTGGGGGAAGTGAAATGCTCTAATTTGATTATTTTGACTTCTTTTATTAAAATTTTAACAGGATTTAAAAAATTTATAAATCAATAGAAGTGGATTTTGAGCAAAGTTATAGCGAATATAAAAGGGTTATAGATGAACATTTAAAGCGAGCACTTTTAGATGGTGAGCCGGATTTATTATATGAGCCGGTTAGATATATTTTATTTGCTGGGGGGAAAAGATTAAGACCTGTTCTTCTGCTCCTTGCGTGTGAGTTACTTGGTGGAAATCCTTTCACTGCTTTGAATGCTGCGATTGCGGTTGAAATTTTCCATAATTTCACGCTTGTTCACGATGACATAATGGATAAGGCGGATATGAGGAGAGGAATTGAGACGATACATAAAAAATGGGATTTGAACACCGCAATTTTGAGTGGAGATGTGATGTTTGCCATTGCTTATAGATTTCTTACAAAGTTGGAGGTTAAAAGATTTAATGAAATCGTTGATGCTTTCACAAAAGCTGCTATAGAGGTTTGTGAGGGTCAGGCACTTGATTTGAAGCTTGAGACAAGTTTTGATGTTGGGATTGATGATTATATTGAAATGATAAGTAAAAAAACTGCGTCACTTATAAAGCATTCGGTGAAAATTGGGGCTTTAATCGCCGATGCTGATGAAGGGGAAATCCAGGCGATTGAGAGTTATGGTTTAAATCTCGGGCTTGCGTTTCAACTTCAGGATGACCTTCTTGATGTGGTTGCAGGGGAGGACTTTGGGAAATCAATAGGTGGGGATATTGTCAATGGAAAGAGGACTTTCCTGCTTTTGAGGGCACTTCAAAGGGCAGAGGGAAAGGAAAGAGAGATATTGTTAAGGGTTTTCAACCGAGATGGTGTGGATTCTTCGCTTGTTCCTTTGGTTAGGGATATTTACTATTATTATGGTGTGATTGATGAAACGCAGGAGATGGTAAAACTTTATACCGACATAGCGATAAATTCAATAAGAGTTTTACCTGAAAATAACGCAAAAGATATGTTGATTTGGCTTGCAAATAAACTTTGTGAGAGAAAGATATAAAATGATTAAGAAGGAGGTTGAGATTAAAAATAGAACCGGGCTACACACTCGTCCTGCTGCGATGCTTGTGAAACTTGCTTCTAAGTTTAAGTCGGATTTTTTCATTGAGAAGAACGGAGTTGAGATAAATGGGAAAAGTATAATTGGTGTGATGTCACTTGCGGCGGAACAGGGTTCAAGGCTTATTTTGAGGTTTGAGGGTGAAGATGAAGAAGAGGCAGCTAAGGCAATAGTTGCTCTATTTGAGTCGGGTTTCGGTGAGCTTGAGGGGTTAAAAAACGAAGAAAATAAAAATGGTCAAGGGCAAAGTTATTGAAGGTATACCGGCTTCTCCGGGCATAGCAATAGGGGTAGCGTTGAAGTATGAAAAGTTGAAGCCGAAGATTTTGAAGAAAGAGCTTAAAGAAGAGGAGGTTTCAGGTGAGATTGAGAAGTTTTTGATGGCGATTGAGAGATCAAAAAGTGAGTTGCGAAAAATTTTAACGCTCGCCGTAGAAAAGCTTGGTTCAAAAGGGGCTGAAATTTTTGAAGCGCAAATTTTAATGCTTGACGATAAGACGATAATAGACAAGATAATTGAAAGGATAAAGGGGGAGAAGCTCAACGCTGAATTTATCATCCAGGATGAAATTGAAAAGTACATAAAGTTTATGCAGGGCTCCGGGGATGATTATCTCAAAGAAAGGGCGCACGACCTTGAGGATTTGAAAAACAGGGTGATAAGGAACATTCAACAGCAGAAGTGGCTTTCAAGGTTTGATACATCAAGAATTGTGGTTGCGGAGAACCTTACCCCCGCTGATACAATTCTATTCAGCCGAAATCAAGTTTTAGGTTATGCCACCGATCTTGGTGGTATGACCTCTCACACAGCGATACTTGCAAGAGCACTTAAAATACCCGCTGTGGTTGGCTTAAAAGAGGCGACGAAATCTATAAAAACCGGTGACCTTGTTATACTTGATGGTTATAAAGGGATTTTGATAATCAACCCAGAACAAGATGTCGTTGAAGAATATCAAAACAAAATAAAACGAATAGCTGAGTTTGAGCGTAAACTTGAGGATTTTAAATTTGTTCCAGCGGTTACTATTGACGGTAGAAAGGTAACAATTCTTGCAAACATTGAATTTCCTGAAGAAGTGAATGAGGCGCTTGAAAGCGGAGCTGAAGGGGTTGGTTTGTTCAGAACTGAATATATAATAAGCAACGGGACTATCCCCGAAGAAGATGAACAGTTTGAGGAATATTTTAAAGTTGCTGAAAAAGTTTATCCTTATAAAGTTGTCATAAGGACTTTTGATGTGGGTGGTGATAAAATTTTTAGAGATTATCATAGAGAAGATAATCCCTTTCTTGGTTGGCGTGGGATTAGAATTGGGCTTGATAAGCCGGAAATTTTATTATCTCAATTGAGGGCGATTTTAAGAGCAAGTGTAAAGAAAAATGTGTGGGTTATGTTTCCGATGGTGTCAAGTATTGATGAAGTGAGAGAGGTGAAAAAATATATTGATTTGGCGAAGGCACAGCTTAAGGAGAAGAATATACCTTTTGATGAAAATATAAAAGTTGGCGTTATGATAGAAACGCCTTCTTCTGCTTTGATGGCGAAGGAAATTGCACGGGAAGTTGATTTCTTTAGTATAGGAACCAATGATTTGATTCAGTATACGCTTGCGGTTGATAGGGGGAATGAAACGGTTGCGAAAATTTTTCAGGAATTCCATCCTGCTGTATTAAGGTTGATACAATTCGTTGTTGAATCTGCGCAACGGGCGAAAATACCTGTTTCCGTTTGTGGAGAAATGGCTGCTGATCCATATGCAACAGTTCTTCTTGTAGGGTTTGGGCTTGATGAGTTAAGCGTTACCCCAAAGATGATACCTGAGATAAAGCGGATAATAAAAACGATTAAATTCAAAGATGCAAAAAGGATAAGCAAGCGTGCTCTTGTTTTCAAAACACAAGATGAAGTAAAGAACTTTTTAATGAAGGAACTGAAGGGGATAATCCCAGAAATTGAAATTTAAAATCAAATGGAGGGAAAATGCTAAAACTTGATGACATTAAAAAGTATGACCGTTCGGATATGTTCTCAAAAATTGCAAATTTTCACAAGCAGATAAGGGATGCGGTTTCAATCGGAGAAAAATTCAATCCGAATTTTCAGCTAAAAAAATTAACAAAATCGTTCTCACCGGACTTGGTGGCTCAGCAATAGCTGGGGATTTGCTTCGCTCTTATCTTTCAGATGAGATAAAAGTTCCGATAATTGTAAACAGGGATTATTTTTTGCCCAAGTTTGTTGATGATAAAACACTTTTAATCGTTTCAAGTTATTCAGGGAACACAGAAGAAACGATCTCGGCGTATAAAGATGGGGTTAAAAAGAAGTCCAATATACTTTGTATAACTTCAAATGGCGAAATTGAAAAGATGGCGTTGAAGAAAAAACATCCGGTTATAAAAATACCATCTGGTTATCCACCAAGAGCTGCTCTTGGGTATTCATTTTTTCCGCTTCTTGTTTTATTTTCAAAGCTTGGTTTAATAAAAAGCAAAAAAAGGGAAATAAATGAGACGATAAATCTCGTTGAAGAAAAGTCAAAAATTTACTCAAACCCGGAACACGAGGAAAACATCGCTTATAAAATTGCGCTTCGTGTTGTTGGTTCTTTGCCTTTTATTTATGCTTGTGGGAAATTTGACGCTGTCGCTATGAGATGGGTTTGTCAAATTGAAGAGAATGCGAAAATGCTGGCACATTTTAATGTCTTCCCAGAAATGAACCATAATGAAATAGTTGGTTGGTCTGGGGAAGTTGGTGGAAGTTTCAAAGAGATTACAAGCAAGATAAGTGTAATAATTTTGCGAGACGACGGTGAATATGAAAGGGTTAAGTATAGGATTGAAATAACGGATGAATTGATGAGACCTTATGCGAGTGAGGTCTTGAATATATTTTCCGAAGGTAAATCCCTACTTGCGAGAATGTTTTCGCAGATTTATCTTGGTGATTGGGTAAGTTTTTATCTTGCCATTTTAAATAATGTTGACCCAACTCCTGTTAAGCCAATTGAATACTTGAAATCGGAACTTGCAAAGTTATAAGAAATTGGCGGGGATAAAATCCCTGCCAATTGTCTTTACCAACCGCTGAAGATACCACCATCTACATAATCCCAAAGTATGAAGCCGACATATCTGTATTTAAATGGGGTTCCACCATAAATTGGGATTTCTCTTCCTATGGAAATTGCAAGATGACCTCGTTTTGTCAGTGCGATGTAAATTTTGGGAACAAGTGATATCATATGCTCGCTTGATCCGAGATTTTTCATCCCAAGAAGCTCTATCCCCGGGAATATTCCTCGTTTTCCTTCTGGAAGTATTAATGTAGATGAAATCCCATAAATTAGTTCAGGGTTTCCTTTGCTTTTGTTCACAGGCGCTTCAATTTTAACACTTCCCTGAAGCTCAATCTTTTCACCTATACCTTTCGCTCCAGTTATATATGGAGTGAGAACAACCGTTCCCTTACCGAATCCTTTGGCTTCATTTCCTGTGGGAAGGGAGAATTCAAATCCTGCTGTCAAAATTGATAAGTTTTTATAGTTGTCGTAAAATGCATATTTGAGTCCAAGTTCAAAGTCGCCTATACCGGTTGTATTTTGAACAGAGGACTTTAAATTTTGAACAGGGAGTTTGACTTCATATTGAAATCTTGTTGCGAATCTATTCGCATAGTAAAGGAGGACTTTTGTATCGCTGACATTGTGTCCATTTTCAAATTTATAAGTATAGGTCGGTATGAGTAAAGCCTCCTGTTCAACATATGCTTTTGTTACATAATGTGCTCTTATGAAGTTAAGCTCGCCTTGAGGATATTTCTTTTGATCAACGAATGATTTTATATGTTCAATTACATCATATATTTGTTCATCTGTGAAGACATCGCCGAAAGCAGGCATCGTTTGTGAAAGACCGCGAACAGGTCCACCATATTTTATAACCGCATACCAATCTTTTCTTGGCTCTCTTGTATTAAAGTATTCGTCTGTAAAGTCAGGTGGTGGAACATCCCAATTTTGTTTTATTTCTTCAGGTATATTCCCCTTTCCATCAATGCCGTGACATTTTGCGCAAAAAGTTTCATATATTTGGCGACCGTTCATCGTTTTAATTGTTTCAAAATCAATCACTTGTTCGGTGGTGTCTTGGGGGAATAGCGGGCTAAAGAGCAATAAAAGTAAAGGAATTACGATTTTCATTTCTGAATAATTTTGTTTTAATTTGTGTTTAAAAGAGTATCCCAGCGCCGTGCTTATAGACAAGCTCACCACCTCTTAATCCTGTCTGAATTAAGAAGTAAATTCCTACAAGTGAAAGAATAAATGGGATTAAATTCGTTTTGAAGTTGAGTTTGCCAGTTCTCATCAGAACCACCTTAATTATGAAAACGATCAAGAAGGTCAAGCCGGTTAATTTTGCAAATGTTTCGTGTGATTTAACAAGTTCGGCAACCTGTTGGATATTTTCAATTGCCTCTGCGGACGCTTCCCCTGATAAAAGAGTTGGAATGACCGAAATCAGCCCGATAAAAAGCGTTAAAACAGATGAATTTTTGATCCAATCCTTCCTAAAGATAAACCAGAGGATTTCAAGTAGAACGAAAGTTGTCAAAAGGGCGATTGGGAAATGAACAATCATTGGATGTATAGGCATTTCAACAGTCTCTTTTTTATTTAAATTTAAGCAATGTGGGATTAAAATCTGATTAAAACCGGATTAGAATTTATTAATTTTTGTGCAAAAACTTGATTATGATTTTCAGTGAAGTTATTTTTGAGATGAGATAAAAAGAGAAGTTCAAGGTTTGGATATGAAGATTCTTTTGATTGAGGATGAAAAGGAACTCACAAGGACATTGAAGAAAGGTCTGAGGGAGGCTGGTTATAATGTTGATGTTGTTTATGATGGTGATTCAGGCGTTTCACTTGCTGTGACGGGTAGATATGATTGTATAGTTCTTGATTACAGGTTGCCGAAATTAAATGGGCTTGAGGTTTGTCGTGAGATAAGAAGAAACAAAGTTAACACACCAATTTTGATGCTTACCGTTGTAGATTCAGTTGAAATGAAAGTTCAATGTCTTGATGCTGGAGCTGATGATTATCTGACAAAGCCGTTTTCATTTTCAGAGCTTTTAGCTCGTATTCGCGCTCTGACGAGAAGGTCAAGGTCTGGTTCAAATATAATTCAAGTTGAGGATTTAGTTTTAAATCCATCAAGCAGAACCGTAACAAGAGGGGGTAAAAAGATTTATCTGACGCCAAGAGAGTATGACTTGCTTTATTTTCTGATGGTAAATCAGGGAAGGGTTGTTACGCGAATGGAAATCGCTGAAAATGTCTGGGGAATTAACTTTGATAGAGGGACAAATTATGTTGATGTTTACATCAATTATTTGCGCAAGAAGATTGATCACGGATTTAATAAAAAATTGATCCATACTGTTCGTGGCGTTGGATATGTTTTGGATGTTGAAAACAGGAGGAAATAAAATGATGAGTTACAGATCGCTTAGATTTAGAATTGTTTTTTGGTATTCAATTGTCTTCGTTTTGGCTTTTGTATTAATTGAAATTGGGATTTATCTCTATCTTGATCGCTCTCTTCATCGTGAAATTGATATGGCACTGAGCAGGGAAGCGGTTGAGTTTGCGGAGAAGCTTATGGTTAAGTCAGGCGTGATTTTTATCTCTGATTCGGTTGAGTTCAGAGAACCAGAGCATTTTTATTTGAGTGATGCATCGGTATTTTTCAGGATATTTGATAAGAACTTAAATCTTGTTGCAATTTCTGAGAACTTAAAGAGGGCAAATTTTGTAATTCCGAATCCTGAAAGGGTGGATGTTGAAGGGGC contains these protein-coding regions:
- a CDS encoding polyprenyl synthetase family protein gives rise to the protein MDFEQSYSEYKRVIDEHLKRALLDGEPDLLYEPVRYILFAGGKRLRPVLLLLACELLGGNPFTALNAAIAVEIFHNFTLVHDDIMDKADMRRGIETIHKKWDLNTAILSGDVMFAIAYRFLTKLEVKRFNEIVDAFTKAAIEVCEGQALDLKLETSFDVGIDDYIEMISKKTASLIKHSVKIGALIADADEGEIQAIESYGLNLGLAFQLQDDLLDVVAGEDFGKSIGGDIVNGKRTFLLLRALQRAEGKEREILLRVFNRDGVDSSLVPLVRDIYYYYGVIDETQEMVKLYTDIAINSIRVLPENNAKDMLIWLANKLCERKI
- a CDS encoding HPr family phosphocarrier protein, whose product is MIKKEVEIKNRTGLHTRPAAMLVKLASKFKSDFFIEKNGVEINGKSIIGVMSLAAEQGSRLILRFEGEDEEEAAKAIVALFESGFGELEGLKNEENKNGQGQSY
- the ptsP gene encoding phosphoenolpyruvate--protein phosphotransferase, which produces MVKGKVIEGIPASPGIAIGVALKYEKLKPKILKKELKEEEVSGEIEKFLMAIERSKSELRKILTLAVEKLGSKGAEIFEAQILMLDDKTIIDKIIERIKGEKLNAEFIIQDEIEKYIKFMQGSGDDYLKERAHDLEDLKNRVIRNIQQQKWLSRFDTSRIVVAENLTPADTILFSRNQVLGYATDLGGMTSHTAILARALKIPAVVGLKEATKSIKTGDLVILDGYKGILIINPEQDVVEEYQNKIKRIAEFERKLEDFKFVPAVTIDGRKVTILANIEFPEEVNEALESGAEGVGLFRTEYIISNGTIPEEDEQFEEYFKVAEKVYPYKVVIRTFDVGGDKIFRDYHREDNPFLGWRGIRIGLDKPEILLSQLRAILRASVKKNVWVMFPMVSSIDEVREVKKYIDLAKAQLKEKNIPFDENIKVGVMIETPSSALMAKEIAREVDFFSIGTNDLIQYTLAVDRGNETVAKIFQEFHPAVLRLIQFVVESAQRAKIPVSVCGEMAADPYATVLLVGFGLDELSVTPKMIPEIKRIIKTIKFKDAKRISKRALVFKTQDEVKNFLMKELKGIIPEIEI
- a CDS encoding bifunctional phosphoglucose/phosphomannose isomerase, yielding MVLTGLGGSAIAGDLLRSYLSDEIKVPIIVNRDYFLPKFVDDKTLLIVSSYSGNTEETISAYKDGVKKKSNILCITSNGEIEKMALKKKHPVIKIPSGYPPRAALGYSFFPLLVLFSKLGLIKSKKREINETINLVEEKSKIYSNPEHEENIAYKIALRVVGSLPFIYACGKFDAVAMRWVCQIEENAKMLAHFNVFPEMNHNEIVGWSGEVGGSFKEITSKISVIILRDDGEYERVKYRIEITDELMRPYASEVLNIFSEGKSLLARMFSQIYLGDWVSFYLAILNNVDPTPVKPIEYLKSELAKL
- a CDS encoding c-type cytochrome, which encodes MKIVIPLLLLLFSPLFPQDTTEQVIDFETIKTMNGRQIYETFCAKCHGIDGKGNIPEEIKQNWDVPPPDFTDEYFNTREPRKDWYAVIKYGGPVRGLSQTMPAFGDVFTDEQIYDVIEHIKSFVDQKKYPQGELNFIRAHYVTKAYVEQEALLIPTYTYKFENGHNVSDTKVLLYYANRFATRFQYEVKLPVQNLKSSVQNTTGIGDFELGLKYAFYDNYKNLSILTAGFEFSLPTGNEAKGFGKGTVVLTPYITGAKGIGEKIELQGSVKIEAPVNKSKGNPELIYGISSTLILPEGKRGIFPGIELLGMKNLGSSEHMISLVPKIYIALTKRGHLAISIGREIPIYGGTPFKYRYVGFILWDYVDGGIFSGW
- a CDS encoding DUF2231 domain-containing protein; translated protein: MPIHPMIVHFPIALLTTFVLLEILWFIFRKDWIKNSSVLTLFIGLISVIPTLLSGEASAEAIENIQQVAELVKSHETFAKLTGLTFLIVFIIKVVLMRTGKLNFKTNLIPFILSLVGIYFLIQTGLRGGELVYKHGAGILF
- a CDS encoding response regulator transcription factor is translated as MKILLIEDEKELTRTLKKGLREAGYNVDVVYDGDSGVSLAVTGRYDCIVLDYRLPKLNGLEVCREIRRNKVNTPILMLTVVDSVEMKVQCLDAGADDYLTKPFSFSELLARIRALTRRSRSGSNIIQVEDLVLNPSSRTVTRGGKKIYLTPREYDLLYFLMVNQGRVVTRMEIAENVWGINFDRGTNYVDVYINYLRKKIDHGFNKKLIHTVRGVGYVLDVENRRK